One part of the Neodiprion virginianus isolate iyNeoVirg1 chromosome 3, iyNeoVirg1.1, whole genome shotgun sequence genome encodes these proteins:
- the LOC124299630 gene encoding lipase member H-A-like, whose protein sequence is MWHCMTTDEHITPNEQNILFRLYTRNNKDQSELLYLNTAEEVEALRSKVMRKKRGKPRSLSKDAIIQSEYFIVNADIKILIHGYSETISNTKMIDIKNVYLEKGEYNIIVVDWGLLANSTCYVHAARAVCKVGDMVGRLLDQLILSGVSLTSIHIIGFSLGAHVAGFAGKNVKLGVIERITGTQNSLP, encoded by the exons ATGTGGCACTGCATGACGACCGATGAGCATATAACTCCGAACGAGCAAAACATTCTGTTCCGACTATACACCCGCAACAACAAAGATCAATCGGAGTTGCTGTACCTCAACACCGCAGAAGAGGTGGAAGCTCTTCGTTCAAAAGTGATGCGAAAAAAACGTGGAAAACCTCGCTCACTGAGCAAAGACGCCATCATTCAGTCAGAATATTTCATCGTCAATGCAGACATCAAGATCCTGATCCACGGCTATTCGGAAACAATTTCAAACACAAAGATGATAGACATAAAAAACG TCTACCTGGAAAAAGGCGAGTATAACATAATCGTGGTGGACTGGGGACTCCTGGCAAACAGTACGTGTTACGTCCACGCAGCCAGGGCTGTTTGCAAAGTTGGAGACATGGTTGGGCGACTTCTGGACCAGCTAATCCTCTCCGGAGTGTCCTTGACCTCAATTCACATAATCGGTTTCAGCCTCGGTGCTCACGTCGCCGGCTTTGCTGGCAAAAACGTCAAGCTAGGTGTCATCGAAAGAATCACAGGTACACAAAATAGTCTGCCTTAG
- the LOC124299759 gene encoding intraflagellar transport protein 52 homolog isoform X2 translates to MNAIRTFINSGGNVLVMLGEGGENKFNTNINFLLEEFGIMVNNDSVVRMNYSQTFHPKECVISEGLSNKSVFVKNRDEYTGLKYLYPYGATLNVVQPSSVTLSSGAVAIPTNRPICAYYSSKSNGGKLVVLGSSRMLTDSYIEKERNDQFREMLFEFFSSDEVTVKDTQPDDIDYWEYNFVPDTTQQADIPKVCTQELDNIEIPREYTKLFKQHFYSIHLNMIPACIKAYEVLGVKKQPLTLITPQFETPLPPTQASVFPPSFQELPPPALELYDLDEAFSSDLLKLSQLSNKYLVNKNQSNEMELDYYIREFGGIIRIPNAESCTAKEVLNNIFQKLAHFKKVHT, encoded by the exons ATGAACGCTATCAGAACGTTCATAAATTCTGGAGGAAACGTATTGGTCATGCTTGGCGAAGGTggggaaaataaattcaatacgAATATCAACTTTTTGTTGGAGGAATTTGGAATTATGGTGAATAATG atagtGTGGTCAGAATGAACTACAGTCAAACATTTCATCCGAAGGAATGTGTCATATCAGAAGGATTGTCAAATAAATCagttttcgtgaaaaatcgcGACGAGTACAC AGGTTTGAAGTACTTGTATCCGTACGGGGCAACTTTGAATGTGGTACAACCATCCAGTGTGACTCTATCGAGTGGGGCAGTTGCTATACCAACAAATAGACCAATTTGTGCTTACTACTCGTCAAAATCGAACGGCGGTAAATTGGTTGTCTTGGGCTCGTCGAGAATGCTGACGGACAGTTAcatagagaaagaaagaaatgacCAATTTAGGGAAATGTTGTTTGAATTCTTTAGTTCTGACGAAGTAACTGTGAAAGACACGCAACCCGATGATATTGAC TATTGGGAGTACAATTTTGTTCCGGATACAACTCAGCAAGCGGACATCCCAAAAGTTTGCACCCAAGAATTAGACAACATTGAAATACCACGAGAATACACCAAGCTGTTCAAACAACACTTTTACTCCATACATTTGAATATGATTCCTGCATGTATCAAGGCATATGAAGTTTTAGGGGTGAAAAAGCAGCCGTTGACGTTAATTACCCCCCAGTTCGAGACCCCTTTACCACCAACACAGGCATCG GTCTTCCCACCGAGTTTTCAAGAACTTCCACCACCAGCTTTAGAATTGTATGACTTAGACGAAGCCTTCAGTTCTGATTTGCTAAAATTATCTCAACTTTCCAATAAATACTTggttaataaaaatcaatcaaatgAAATGGAGTTGGACTACTATATAAGAGAATTTGGAGGAATAATACGAATACCTAATGCAGAATCGTGTACGGCCAAAGAAGtgttgaacaatattttccaaaaattagcTCATTTCAAAAAAGTACATACTTAA
- the LOC124299774 gene encoding TATA-box-binding protein produces the protein MSSATQTDNELKKLLNNPAKNVTDDASMAPPLSTNVPRPSTSQNVNPQSAMNPMLPAFSKKEVLQPRLQNIVSTVNLGMELKLMYINTRTRNSEYNPARFTGLIMRIREPKTTALIFRSGKLVCTGARCEEDSYLAARKFARIIQKLGFAVKFMNFKVHNIVATCDLKFPIKLENLNHMHGQFSSYEPELFPGLVYRMVLPRVVLLIFVNGKIVLTGAKSRAELQDALTNIHPILKSFRKQ, from the exons ATGAGTTCTGCAACTcaaactgacaatgagttgaaaaaactgttaaacAATCCAGCTAAAAATGTCACGGATGACGCCTCTATGGCGCCTCCGCTTTCG ACGAACGTTCCACGGCCGAGTACGTCTCAAAATGTTAATCCACAGTCAGCAATGAATCCCATGCTACCTGCCTTTAGTAAAAAGGAGGTACTTCAACCGCGTTTGCA AAATATAGTATCAACAGTTAATTTAGGAATGGAATTAAAACtcatgtatataaatactaGAACGAGAAATTCGGAATACAACCCTGCACGTTTCACCGGGCTGATCATGCGAATACGAGAACCAAAAACAACAGCTCTTATATTTAGATCTGGTAAATTGGTTTGCACTGGAGCACGGTGTGAAGAAGATTCATATCTAGCAGCCAGAAAGTTTGCCAGAATAATACAGAAATTAGGATTTGCT GTAAAGTTCATGAACTTCAAAGTTCATAATATTGTTGCAACGTGCGACTTGAAGTTTCCCATCAAGTTGGAAAACTTAAATCACATGCACGGACAGTTTTCTAGTTACGAACCAGAGCTATTCCCTGGTTTGGTTTATCGCATGGTCTTGCCAAGAGTTGTACTCTTGATATTTGTCAATGGGAAGATTGTACTAACTG GTGCCAAGAGTCGTGCGGAATTACAAGATGCTTTAACAAATATACATCCAATTTTAAAGAGTTTTAGAAAACAGTAA
- the LOC124299759 gene encoding intraflagellar transport protein 52 homolog isoform X1, with the protein MTTAHSTADSNVNVIIFDASKNERRLNEEFKVLQRKLKPKWKFIENNDVLSQESLTTGKVLVLPGPRSKFTELEMNAIRTFINSGGNVLVMLGEGGENKFNTNINFLLEEFGIMVNNDSVVRMNYSQTFHPKECVISEGLSNKSVFVKNRDEYTGLKYLYPYGATLNVVQPSSVTLSSGAVAIPTNRPICAYYSSKSNGGKLVVLGSSRMLTDSYIEKERNDQFREMLFEFFSSDEVTVKDTQPDDIDYWEYNFVPDTTQQADIPKVCTQELDNIEIPREYTKLFKQHFYSIHLNMIPACIKAYEVLGVKKQPLTLITPQFETPLPPTQASVFPPSFQELPPPALELYDLDEAFSSDLLKLSQLSNKYLVNKNQSNEMELDYYIREFGGIIRIPNAESCTAKEVLNNIFQKLAHFKKVHT; encoded by the exons ATGACTACTGCCCATTCCACTGCCGATTCAAATGTTAACGTTATAATATTTGACGCTTCAAAAAATGAGCGGAGGTTGAACGAGGAATTTAAAGTTCTTCAGAGAAAGTTGAAACCGAAATGGAAGTTTATAGA AAACAACGACGTCCTATCGCAAGAATCGCTAACTACTGGCAAGGTCTTAGTATTGCCAGGCCCTCGCAGCAAATTCACCGAACTCGAAATGAACGCTATCAGAACGTTCATAAATTCTGGAGGAAACGTATTGGTCATGCTTGGCGAAGGTggggaaaataaattcaatacgAATATCAACTTTTTGTTGGAGGAATTTGGAATTATGGTGAATAATG atagtGTGGTCAGAATGAACTACAGTCAAACATTTCATCCGAAGGAATGTGTCATATCAGAAGGATTGTCAAATAAATCagttttcgtgaaaaatcgcGACGAGTACAC AGGTTTGAAGTACTTGTATCCGTACGGGGCAACTTTGAATGTGGTACAACCATCCAGTGTGACTCTATCGAGTGGGGCAGTTGCTATACCAACAAATAGACCAATTTGTGCTTACTACTCGTCAAAATCGAACGGCGGTAAATTGGTTGTCTTGGGCTCGTCGAGAATGCTGACGGACAGTTAcatagagaaagaaagaaatgacCAATTTAGGGAAATGTTGTTTGAATTCTTTAGTTCTGACGAAGTAACTGTGAAAGACACGCAACCCGATGATATTGAC TATTGGGAGTACAATTTTGTTCCGGATACAACTCAGCAAGCGGACATCCCAAAAGTTTGCACCCAAGAATTAGACAACATTGAAATACCACGAGAATACACCAAGCTGTTCAAACAACACTTTTACTCCATACATTTGAATATGATTCCTGCATGTATCAAGGCATATGAAGTTTTAGGGGTGAAAAAGCAGCCGTTGACGTTAATTACCCCCCAGTTCGAGACCCCTTTACCACCAACACAGGCATCG GTCTTCCCACCGAGTTTTCAAGAACTTCCACCACCAGCTTTAGAATTGTATGACTTAGACGAAGCCTTCAGTTCTGATTTGCTAAAATTATCTCAACTTTCCAATAAATACTTggttaataaaaatcaatcaaatgAAATGGAGTTGGACTACTATATAAGAGAATTTGGAGGAATAATACGAATACCTAATGCAGAATCGTGTACGGCCAAAGAAGtgttgaacaatattttccaaaaattagcTCATTTCAAAAAAGTACATACTTAA
- the LOC124299760 gene encoding uncharacterized protein LOC124299760 isoform X2 — translation MLTFTPTVDRNNQDVPTMEPQLIISAAEDESQPASLSRGVAFKRATDVDRCFVSTQINTSVLEAWRHRTHQTLIQNRTLSDELDVSVRANWTSKEPSSRTFSGLYPVSIRQLGMTSNMHHVILLLSAVVLSSASMQYMPPLKQEHLFTDILLRELVDRMGNEFVDVPENYMDFPYDSRLQNEYEKVKEIPADISLDYEGIDTPNPNPSIRDQEYLQHSSLWSHQRLNNNNGNDRHRIQAAGLKGIKDEKTETNLPAYCTPPNPCPIGYTSVDHCITNFENTAAFSRDYQSAQDCMCDKEHMVDCTSGSESNDGLSNMHISNSDFDQIVEQFQHENPFFQGEKLPIAAKKGINVGY, via the exons ATGCTGACTTTTACCCCAACGGTGGATCGGAACAATCAGGATGTTCCAACG ATGGAACCACAGCTAATAATCAGCGCTGCCGAAGACGAATCGCAGCCAGCGAGTCTCTCCCGAGGTGTTGCGTTCAAACGAGCCACTGACGTCGACCGCTGTTTTGTATCTACGCAGATCAATACTTCAGTTCTCGAAGCTTGGCGCCACCGGACCCACCAGACTCTGATCCAAAATAGAACTTTATCTGACGAACTTGACGTGAGCGTGAGAGCGAACTGGACGAGCAAGGAACCCTCTTCAAGAACATTTTCAGGACTATATCCTGTCAGCATTCGTCAG CTAGGCATGACTTCGAATATGCATCACGTCATTTTACTGCTTTCGGCAGTTGTCCTGAGCAGTGCATCGATGCAATACATGCCACCTCTCAAG CAAGAACATTTATTCACCGACATCCTTCTTCGAGAATTGGTGGACCGTATGGGTAACGAATTTGTCGACGTTCCCGAGAACTACATGGATTTCCCTTACGATTCGCGGTTGCAAAACGAGtatgaaaaagtgaaagaaattccGGCCGACATTTCACTCGATTATGAGGGTATTGACACCCCAAACCCGAACCCCAGCATCCGTGATCAGGAATATCTGCAACATAGCTCATTATGGAGTCACCAACGTCTGAACAATAACAACGGTAATGACAGGCACAGGATTCAAGCTGCCGGTTTGAAGGGTATTAAGGACGAAAAAACTGAGACCAATTTGCCCGCCTATTGCACTCCACCAAACCCCTGTCCCATTGGCTATACAA GTGTCGATCATTGCataacaaattttgaaaataccgCTGCATTCAGTCGTGATTACCAGAGTGCTCAAGACTGTATGTGCGACAAGGAACACATGGTGGATTGCACCAGTGGATCAGAGAGTAACGACGGCCTTTCAAACATGCACATCTCGAATTCAGATTTCGACCAAATTGTCGAACAGTTCCAA caTGAAAATCCTTTCTTCCAAGGGGAGAAGCTGCCTATTGCGGCTAAGAAGGGCATTAACGTTggttattaa
- the LOC124299760 gene encoding uncharacterized protein LOC124299760 isoform X1, which produces MLVIGTRNPFMCKLPQPVHFADPTGRPAKWSPWPLLRGTLYVKTTLDVWQTAAKMEPQLIISAAEDESQPASLSRGVAFKRATDVDRCFVSTQINTSVLEAWRHRTHQTLIQNRTLSDELDVSVRANWTSKEPSSRTFSGLYPVSIRQLGMTSNMHHVILLLSAVVLSSASMQYMPPLKQEHLFTDILLRELVDRMGNEFVDVPENYMDFPYDSRLQNEYEKVKEIPADISLDYEGIDTPNPNPSIRDQEYLQHSSLWSHQRLNNNNGNDRHRIQAAGLKGIKDEKTETNLPAYCTPPNPCPIGYTSVDHCITNFENTAAFSRDYQSAQDCMCDKEHMVDCTSGSESNDGLSNMHISNSDFDQIVEQFQHENPFFQGEKLPIAAKKGINVGY; this is translated from the exons ATGCTCGTAATAGGCACACGAAACCCTTTCATGTGCAAGCTCCCCCAGCCTGTGCACTTCGCTGATCCAACTGGTAGACCAGCAAAGTGGTCGCCATGGCCTTTGTTACGTGGGACACTATACGTCAAAACGACCCTTGACGTTTGGCAAACAGCCGCGAAG ATGGAACCACAGCTAATAATCAGCGCTGCCGAAGACGAATCGCAGCCAGCGAGTCTCTCCCGAGGTGTTGCGTTCAAACGAGCCACTGACGTCGACCGCTGTTTTGTATCTACGCAGATCAATACTTCAGTTCTCGAAGCTTGGCGCCACCGGACCCACCAGACTCTGATCCAAAATAGAACTTTATCTGACGAACTTGACGTGAGCGTGAGAGCGAACTGGACGAGCAAGGAACCCTCTTCAAGAACATTTTCAGGACTATATCCTGTCAGCATTCGTCAG CTAGGCATGACTTCGAATATGCATCACGTCATTTTACTGCTTTCGGCAGTTGTCCTGAGCAGTGCATCGATGCAATACATGCCACCTCTCAAG CAAGAACATTTATTCACCGACATCCTTCTTCGAGAATTGGTGGACCGTATGGGTAACGAATTTGTCGACGTTCCCGAGAACTACATGGATTTCCCTTACGATTCGCGGTTGCAAAACGAGtatgaaaaagtgaaagaaattccGGCCGACATTTCACTCGATTATGAGGGTATTGACACCCCAAACCCGAACCCCAGCATCCGTGATCAGGAATATCTGCAACATAGCTCATTATGGAGTCACCAACGTCTGAACAATAACAACGGTAATGACAGGCACAGGATTCAAGCTGCCGGTTTGAAGGGTATTAAGGACGAAAAAACTGAGACCAATTTGCCCGCCTATTGCACTCCACCAAACCCCTGTCCCATTGGCTATACAA GTGTCGATCATTGCataacaaattttgaaaataccgCTGCATTCAGTCGTGATTACCAGAGTGCTCAAGACTGTATGTGCGACAAGGAACACATGGTGGATTGCACCAGTGGATCAGAGAGTAACGACGGCCTTTCAAACATGCACATCTCGAATTCAGATTTCGACCAAATTGTCGAACAGTTCCAA caTGAAAATCCTTTCTTCCAAGGGGAGAAGCTGCCTATTGCGGCTAAGAAGGGCATTAACGTTggttattaa
- the LOC124299760 gene encoding uncharacterized protein LOC124299760 isoform X3, which produces MLVIGTRNPFMCKLPQPVHFADPTGRPAKWSPWPLLRGTLYVKTTLDVWQTAAKMEPQLIISAAEDESQPASLSRGVAFKRATDVDRCFVSTQINTSVLEAWRHRTHQTLIQNRTLSDELDVSVRANWTSKEPSSRTFSGLYPVSIRQLGMTSNMHHVILLLSAVVLSSASMQYMPPLKQEHLFTDILLRELVDRMGNEFVDVPENYMDFPYDSRLQNEYEKVKEIPADISLDYEGIDTPNPNPSIRDQEYLQHSSLWSHQRLNNNNGNDRHRIQAAGLKGIKDEKTETNLPAYCTPPNPCPIGYTNVTARLRK; this is translated from the exons ATGCTCGTAATAGGCACACGAAACCCTTTCATGTGCAAGCTCCCCCAGCCTGTGCACTTCGCTGATCCAACTGGTAGACCAGCAAAGTGGTCGCCATGGCCTTTGTTACGTGGGACACTATACGTCAAAACGACCCTTGACGTTTGGCAAACAGCCGCGAAG ATGGAACCACAGCTAATAATCAGCGCTGCCGAAGACGAATCGCAGCCAGCGAGTCTCTCCCGAGGTGTTGCGTTCAAACGAGCCACTGACGTCGACCGCTGTTTTGTATCTACGCAGATCAATACTTCAGTTCTCGAAGCTTGGCGCCACCGGACCCACCAGACTCTGATCCAAAATAGAACTTTATCTGACGAACTTGACGTGAGCGTGAGAGCGAACTGGACGAGCAAGGAACCCTCTTCAAGAACATTTTCAGGACTATATCCTGTCAGCATTCGTCAG CTAGGCATGACTTCGAATATGCATCACGTCATTTTACTGCTTTCGGCAGTTGTCCTGAGCAGTGCATCGATGCAATACATGCCACCTCTCAAG CAAGAACATTTATTCACCGACATCCTTCTTCGAGAATTGGTGGACCGTATGGGTAACGAATTTGTCGACGTTCCCGAGAACTACATGGATTTCCCTTACGATTCGCGGTTGCAAAACGAGtatgaaaaagtgaaagaaattccGGCCGACATTTCACTCGATTATGAGGGTATTGACACCCCAAACCCGAACCCCAGCATCCGTGATCAGGAATATCTGCAACATAGCTCATTATGGAGTCACCAACGTCTGAACAATAACAACGGTAATGACAGGCACAGGATTCAAGCTGCCGGTTTGAAGGGTATTAAGGACGAAAAAACTGAGACCAATTTGCCCGCCTATTGCACTCCACCAAACCCCTGTCCCATTGGCTATACAA ATGTTACAGCCCGTTTAAGGAAGTAA